CACCTCTCCCTCCCTCGCACCAACCGCATCGGCGAGTGCCCTTTCTATCTCCTGCCTCCTCCTGACGTTCCTGTACGCTGTCAGCAGCTCCCTCTTTTCCTCGGTACTCAGTTCGTCGGCGTTTGCCAGAACCGCGGCCTTGTAAAGCTCCCTGTACTTCACGCGCCGCACCATCTCCGCGGGGAAGCCCTCGAGATCCTCCAGCTCCACAAGAACGCGGCAGTCGGTCATCTTCCAGAAGTCCCAGAGGTGGCCCTCCTCCAAGGCGAACTCCAGGGCCCGGGTGAGCATTCCCTCCGCTATCTTCACGGTGTGGTGGAAGTAAACGCGGGAGTACATGAGGGAGCGGGCGACCATCATGCCCTCAACGGCCTCGATGCCCTTCTCATCGACAACGAGCTCGCCGTCGTGAATCCGGAGAACCTTCATGAGCCTCTCCAGGTCGATTATGCCGTGGGCGACGCCGGTGTAGTGGGCGTCCCGGACCAGGTAGTCGAGCTGATCAACGTCAACATCGCCGTGCAGCATCTGGCCGAGATAGCGCTTTTCGTGTTTGCCGAGGATGAGGTTCGCCACGTCCGCCGGTTCGAAATCATAGCCGTAATCCTCAATTATCTCTGGAATCTGGCCGCCGTTCCAGCTCTCGGTTATGTTGACCTTGCCGAGAACTATATCCTGTCCGAGCCGCATGTGGTCGTGCTCTTTAACGTAGTGCTTGTATATGCTCTCGAATGTGTGGCTGAAAGGCCCGTGCCCGATGTCATGGAGCAGGGCCCCGACCTGAAGGAGCATGCTTTCATCCTCGCTCAGTCCAACTTCTGCGGCGAGTCTTCGGGCTATGCTCCACGCGCCGAGGGAGTGCTCGAACCTGCTGTGGTTGGCACCGGGATAAACGAGGTACGCGAGACCGAGCTGTCTTATATTCCTGAGACGCTGGAACTCGGGGGTTTTGACGAGGTCAAGAATGAGTCCTGTGAGCTTCATGCTGCCATGGATACCGTCGTGAATAATTTTCCCATTCATCGCTATCACCGCTGAAAATTTGAGAACAGGCTTAAATAAATTTTCGGCATTGTGACAATGGCACGGTGAAATAGCGGAAAGGGAATGTCCAGGGCTTTTCGGGGTTATGACCTCCCATCCAGCGTGCCTGGTCCCTTCCCGCCCCCCAGGGCAAGTTTTCAACGGAAAAAATGCAACCCTGGCTGGGTTGTTATAGGGAAGGTTTTTATACATCGGCGCCTATTATTATGCCATGGACTGTATGAGCCTGCTGGAGGGGGTTTATGCTGGCCCTTTGAACATTCCTGAGCCCACTACTGGACATCTTCTGAACATGCCCGGGCATCAATTCGTCGGCACCCGGTACTGGAGAAAACTACCGGGTAGGGCGACCCAAAATCTTAAAGAAATCTCCGACAGGAGTTCAATCGAAGTCTTTGAAGGCCTTCTGAACCCGGAGGCGGCCTGCGCAATGGGCGGCCCTGGGTCGTGTCCAGATACTGCAGAAGTAGGGTTCGTTTTTACCGGAGATCGGGCATTGAACAGAAACGCACCACAGCTCATCGGGTGAGTGATACTGCATTTCCTCCCAGGAATAGCGGCGATGGCTGCAGAATGTGTCCTATGAATAAGGACATCTTCAAACTGTCGCGGCCCGTCCGGAGATCTGCCGCCGAGTTCGAGAAGGGGAGGCGCGGCTAGGGTGCTTCCTTTGAACCCCCTTCAAATGGGACTGCTTGAACGTTACACATGATATGGGGTGAACCAATGGACGGTACCCAAACAATCCTCATGGTTGAGGCATTCATAGTTATGCTGGCGGATTTAACCGCCGCAACGGTGATATTTAAAAAGTACCTCTCAATCCGCAGGAAATCGGTACTCGCCTTTTCCCTGGCGTGGGTATTTGATTTCATCTTTGTCCTTGCCAGTGCCTTCCAGGATGTGGGCTGGCTTGAGGTTGTTGGATTGATCTCACTGCCCCTATTTGCGGGATTGATGTTCTACGGCTCGGTTCTGTTTATGGGGGAGGAAAGCCTTGGAATACGCCACGGCAACTTGGGAAAAATGGGACTCATGCCGGTTATGTTCATGTTTTATATGTACGCCACATATTACTACACGAACAACGCCCTGTGGACCGCCACGGTAGCCGCCTCATTTGGTATAAGCGGGGTTTTCGTCGTTGGGGCGGGGACTCTGCTGTGGGACGTGAGGGAGATTTATCATAGTGCCGTGAAGTACCTTTCCATAGGCATTATCTTCTTTGGACTTCACCTGATTCCCGCCGCAATTTTAGGCGCCCATACTTGGTACATGCCAGGGGGGTTCACACTCTCAACGGTTCTCATAGTTGAGATGGCATGGGCCATGCTTCGTCTAGTGCACATGGACACTTTTGAGAACATTTCAAAAAGCGTTCCATCGGAGATAGACATGAGCCCTGGAGTGATGGTGGTGGATCAGAAGAGCTACATTCAGCTCAAATCCGTCCTTGCGAACTCCCCAGTCCTTGCATTCATACGCAATGTCTCCGACATTCCGGAGACGTGGACATACTATTTCGTGACAACGGTTCCCTTTGAAAGGGCTGCCAAAACGCTTTATCCAACTGATTTGGCTAAGATGGTGGAAATCTCCTACCGCTATATGGAGAAAGTCTCCGCCTCCGGCGGCAGGGGCGTTGTTGTTATTGACTGCCCGGAATACCTCGCGGTTTACAACTCCTGGGAGAGCCTTATGAAATTTCTCTCGAAACTGCGGGACATTGTCGTCATCAACAATGGCACCCTGATACTGGTCGTTGAGAAGACCAGCTTCGACCCCCAAAGGTGCTCCCAGCTAGTACGGCTTATGGAGTGAGGCAGCTTTATATACCCTCTTTTTCAACGTGTTAATGCCCCCGCGCGAGGACTCTGGGGACGAATGAACCAGAGTGCGATGCGGGGGCTACAGCCCGGTCTTACAGCGAGGTCCCCGCGGGAGGGCCTTCCGCGTTACGGAGCACAATGGCCGCGGGAAACCCAGACCGGGCACAGACGGCCCGCCTGGGTTAGCCCGCCTGAGCCCGCCGTCTGGCATCGATGAGGGCGGGAGTTACGGGCGGGCCATAGCATAGTAACATTCCGTGGAGTAAGATTTATTAGCCTCTTGTGATAGTTTTATCCGGGGATATGTGTGGCAGGTAGGAAGAACCCCAGGGACGACGAGGAAGAAAAAATCAGGGACGTTCTCCCGTGGGGAAAATCGAATTTTCTCAGTGATGTTATTGCGGAAAGGAAAAGGGAGCGCAGTGATGCCCTTGAGATAGTGGAGAATCTCGTTGATCCAAACGTCCTCCCAGATGAGGTTAAGCCCATAATAAAAAAAGCCGGATAAAAAGGAGCTGATTGGGGAGTGATGGGCCTCTAGTACAGCACAACCTCGACGGTCTCTCCCTCGAGGTACCCCTCGCTGTCCTCTGGGATTTCTATGTACCCGTTGCTCTCCACCAGCGAGCTTATTATTCCGCTGCCCTTCTTCTTGATCGGCCTGGCTTCTCCGTTCTCGTACCAGACCTTCACGAACTCGTGCCTTCCGAGCTGGCTCGAAACGCGCTCGGTGAGCCTTGCCCGAACCTGGACCTCGTAGTCCCTAGCCCCTACCAGCTTCGCAAGGGCGTGCTTGACGTAGAGGTGGAACTGGGCGAAGACAGCTACCGGATAGCCGCTCATTATGAAGACCCTCTCACCGTAGCCTACCGGCCTTCCGGGCTTTATCGTCGTACCGTGGAAGAGCAGTTTGACGAAGCGGTGGGCGAAATCCTTATCGCCGAAGGCGGAGCCGCCCGTGACGAGGACGAGGTCGCACTCTCCCCTTGCCCTCTCTATTGCAGACCTGATGGCACCTTCATCGTCTGGAACGACGCCATAGAAAACCGGCTCGCCGAAGTACTGTCGCACCAGTCCCATGAGCATAATCGAGTTGCTCTCCATAATCTTCCCGGCCTTCAGCGCGCCTTCATCGAATTCCTCGATGAGCTCGTCGCCCGTGATTATTATCCCGACGCGGGGCTTCCTCTTGACCTTCACGCTCCTGAAGCCGATGCTCTTGAGGAGCGCAAGGTCTTGAGGCCTTAAAACCTGCCCCTTTTGAAGGACAGCCTGCCCCTTCTTCACGTCCTCTCCCGCGAAGGCCACGTTCTGGCCCGGGGCAACCGGCCGGAGAACCCTTATGACCTCTCCCTCGCGCTCGACCATCTCCTGCATGATGACGGCATTCGCTCCCTCCGGCATCTTCGAGCCCGTCATTAGCTTCACCGCCGTGCCGGGTTCAACCCTCGCTCCGCTCTCCTCCCCGGCGACTATCTCGTCCACGACCCTGAGTTCAACCGGACTGTACTCCCTCGCCGGGAATGTGTCCTCCGCCCGGAGGGCATAGCCGTCGACGGCCGAACGGTCGAAGGGCGGGCTGTCTATGGGGGAAACGACGTCCTCGGCCAGAACCCGTCCAAGGGCCTCGGAGACGGGAACCTCCTCGACGTCCTCAAGCTCGCTAACGTCTTCCAGCACCATTTCAAGGGCCTCTTTATACGGAGTCAGCCGTTTGAACTCTCTCACGTCACTCCCTCCCGTGTTTGAGTACGTGGCCGGCCTCTTTGAGGATAATTCTGATTCCAGTCCTTGCCGCGCCTAGACTGCCTGGCAGGCAGAAGACGGCCATAGTTCTGCCGGAGCTCCTGATTATCCCGGCGGTTGCCCTCGTCATGACCGCGGCGGTGCCTATCTCCTCATAGCTGAGAAGCCTGAAAACCTCGCCGAAGCCTGTCAGTTCTTTGTCGAGGAGAGGCCTGATGCTCTCTATCGTCACGTCCCTGCTGGCTATCCCCGTTCCACCCGAGGTTACCAGAACCTCTGCTCCCGCCCGGAAGGCCTCGACAACGGCACCGATTATTTCCATCTTCTCGTCGGGAACGACCGCGTAGTAAACCTTCTCATGTCCGGCCTTCTCCAACTCCTCGATGAGAAACTTCCCGCTCTTATCCTCCTTCTCGCCCCTGCTCGCGGTGTCGCTAACCGTTATGACCGCGAACTTAAATTTCTTTGGAGCCTTTCTCTTGTGTTCCTCCGCTCCCATATTACCACCCGATTAAGCTTGTTCCCGAACTTAATAACCTTTCAGCAAACGGAAGCGTTTAACGGCGCAAGCGTTATATCCCCCGGAGCGGACGGTCGTTCATGAGGTTCGATCACTTCATCAAGCGCTTCAACGAGCCGCTGCTCGCTCTGAGCAACGCACCCCACAGAGGTGGCCTGACGAAAGCAAACGGCTTCTTTTTCATGATGGTCTCCAAGAACTACGCCGGGAACTACCGGAAGGACTGTGCGGACTTTGAGAGGGAACACAGGCTCAAAAACTTCGTGGGCTTCATGACTGCCGCGGAGGTGGGTGAGGTTCTCTCGGTTGCAATGAGCGGGAGTGTTACGGCCTACGTCACGGCTGGGATAACGAACCCCGCCGTGGCCGGTGATGTGCCACCTCCCTGGACACCGGGGACGATAAACATCGCCCTCGTCATCGAGAACGGCCTGACCGTCGGAGCGATGGCCAACGCGATAATGACGGCAACCGAGGCGAAAACCTACACACTGCTGAGGCTTGGCTACAACGCCACCGGGACGACGAGCGATGGAATCGGCGTTTTTGCCTTTGAAGGAGAAACGGAGTGGGCCGGAACCGCAACTGAGCTTGGAATAAGCATCGGAAAAGCCGTCAGGAAGGCACTTGAGGAGAGCATTGAAAAGTGGGAGAGAACAAGGAAAAAGTGAACCTTCACCCCCTCATCTCCATGAGTCTTCTGTAAAGCTCCTCCACTTTTCCACTGACGTCTTCTGGAGAGAACCCAGCTTTCACGGCCAGCCACGTGGCCCCACCAGCCCCAACCCCTTCCTTCACGTAGCCCCTCTCGTAGTCCCTCAGCCCCCTGAACTCGCTCTTCGAGAAGTCTAGATCGGCGGCGTAGGTTATTACCCCTATCTCCTTCGCAGTTTCAAGGAACGTTGCACTCCTGTCCTGAACTACCCACTTCGTGGTTGCTATCATGAACCTGTCCATGTTCTCACCGAGCCCCTTGAGTACCGCAGAGACCGCCAGCATCTGGGTTCCTCCCGCTAAAACGACATTCTTTCTGAATCCCATGGAAATTCCAACCACCGCGGCAATCATGGGGTCGCCGAACTGTCTGAGGGCTTCAAGAGGTCTCTCCGCTAGGTCTCCGGCCTCAATCCCGGCCCGCCGAAAGCCCTCCGTGATGATCCTCTCCTTGAGGTCGGTTGGATTATTGGGGGAGGCGGAGGAGGTTCGCGCGTCATAGCCAAGGGCCCGTAAGACCGCCTGGGCTGTAGTAGTTCCGCCGGGTGTGGATTCGCCGATAACAAGCTCTTCAAAGCCGGTTTTGTTGAGCTCCTCACCGAAGAGCTTGGCGAGGCGAACGATTTCCCCGAACTCCGGGAGGGCGGGTTCCTTCCTGAAATCCCTGCCAACGTGTCCGCTGATGTGCACGTGGGGAACGAGCGGCGCCAGATACGTGCCGGCGCGGACTATCATCAGGGGAAAGCCGGCAAGTTCCCTGGCTGCCTTGGTTATGATTGCCGGCGTTGGGTGCCCCTCGGGGGTAACGGGTATCACGTCAATAATCCTCGGCATCTCGTAGAAGAGGTACTCCGCATCTGCCGGCGGGGTGAGCTTTGTCAGCTCGGGCGTCGCTCCTGCAACGCTTATTCCCGGAACGGTGCTTATCTCTGTGTTTCCAAGAACTACAAGCATGAGGCTCTTCATGACACCACCGCTGGAGTTTTTATCCAGTAGGTTTATATGTCCTTCGGCCAACTCCAACCGGTGGGAGGATGGGAAAGGCCCTAATGGTCCTTGGAACTTCCTCCGGGGCGGGAAAATCGCTCCTCGTTACTGCACTATGCCGGATTTTCTCGAACCTCGGCTACGACGTCGTCCCCTTCAAGAGCCAGAACATGAGCCTCAACTCGGCTCCGAGCATCGAGGGCGGTGAAATCAGCAGGGCACAGTATCTGCAGGCGATAGCCTGCAGGAAGAAGCCGAGCGTGAAGTTTAATCCCATTCTGCTCAAGCCCGAAGGAAGAATGCGGAGCCAGGTCGTCTTCATGGGGAAGCCAGTAGGGAGCGTCTCAGCGAGGGATTACATGATCTCAAGGAAAGAGGAGCTCTTCAGGAATGCGATGGCCGTTCTCGACGAGCTCAAGGAGGAACACGACCTTGTAATCATCGAGGGGGCTGGCAGTCCCGTTGAGATTAACCTCAAGGACTACGACATAGCCAACACGCGCGTAATGCTCCGCGCGAACGCGAAGGGAATTCTCGTGACGGACATAGACCGGGGTGGAAGCTTCGCAAGCATAGTCGGCACGATGGAGCTTTTGAGGTCGAAGGAGAGGGAGAGGATAATCGGCTTCGTCTTCAACAAGTTCCGCGGAGATAACTGACCTCCTTCCCGTCGTGAAGGGCGAGGGTTCGGCTTAACCCCTCGCCAGGCTCGGGGAGGTTTGAGGGGTCTCATTCAAACCCACTAAAAAGCGGGTCTTCAACCCCTCTGGCCGGGCCTTCGGCCAATTACCCCTCCCTTGAGCATACAAACCGCCCAAGTTCGGGGTTATCGTTCCCATAACCTTCTTCAAAATGTTGAAAGCCCCCACGAGGTCAGCGTTCATAACAACACCCTCCCTATGGCACTTAAACAAACCTCTAACAAAGCGGGCATTCTTATGGCGTTGGCCACAGAGAGGGCAGGATTGAGAAGTAAAAGCCTCATTCACGACTTCAACCCCGATACCATACTCCTCAGCGACCTCTTTTAGACGTTTGATAACATAATTGAACCTCCAAACGTGGGAGAGAATGAAATTCTGCCTCCTACATTTCTCCGAGTTCCGAGATATGCCTTTCGGATAACCAATGACAATCCTCGAAACTCCCAAATCATAAAGTCTTCGAACCGTTTGTCTAACTGCTGTATTAATGTAATGCCTTGCTTGGAGTTTGGCCTTCACGTGCAGTCTTTTGAGTTTTCTACTGTTCTTTGCTCCACTCTTGTTGAGTTTAGACTGATAGTCAGCAACAACCTTCCTAAAGTAGAAGTCAATGGCTTTTAAAGGTCTTCCATTCACAAGAAAGCTTTCGCCGTTCTCAACATAGATGGCCATTAGATTGTTCACTCCCAAGTCAATGCCGGCGGAAAGGTTCCCTTTGGGCATTCTTGGGACGCTTACCCATTGGTTATTGATTAGCTTTTCTTCCGCTTTGTATGAGATGTGAGCATACCACTTTTGTTTAACGTCATCGTAAACGATTTCTAAGCGTCCTTGCTTGCCTTTGAAGTGTATTCTGCCCTTAAATTGAAGTTTTAATCTCCCAAACTTTCCGAGGCGTCTGATCTCGATAACGTTATTATAAATCCGATACTGGTCGTTTCTGATTGGGATTATGAAGATTTTCTTCCCGTTATTTTCCTTAACAAAACCGGGCGGTTTTGGTTTGAACCATTCTGGGAGTCCTCCACTCTTTTTTCTTGTTTAGGCGGAAGAATGAACGCCAGCTTTCAGCGTTCTTTCTCGCTAAGGTTTGAACTGTTGAGCCTCCAATCCAGCCCTTAAACTGGTAATAGGCTTCTTGTTGTGTTCCCAAGAAGTTTATATTGCCAAATTCTTTGAACTGTTTTAGTCTTTGGTAATTGAGTTTGTTCCAGATTACTGCTGAAGCGTGGGCTAACTCGAAAAGAATTTCTTCTTGTTCCTTGCTTGGTTGGAGTTTAACTGTTACTGTTCGCTTCATTTCAAGGTATGGTGTGATTTTAAAGCTTTAAAAGGATATTGCTTTCTTGGTTAATTGCTTAAGGTTGGTTGTTTGTCCCCGCCCTAAAGGGCGAGGTTTGGGTCAAGAAGAAAAAATCACCTTAAGGCCGAGGTTCTCTGGGGTCCAGCTGAGGGCATGGCAGTCGAGGGCTACGAGATACGCTTCGGCAGGAGCACCTCGGAGAGGCCCTTCTCGGTCATAACGTCGGTGAACGGGGCCAGAACATTCGAGCCTGAGGGTGCAATCGGGAAGAGTGCCTTTGGAACGTACCTGCACGGAATATTCCACAACTTCGCCTTCACCGAGCGCTTTTTGAACCTCCTGAGGGGGGAGAAAGGCCTTGAGCCGGTCTCAGTTGCCGGCTGGATCATAGAGGAGGAAATCGAGAGGTTCGCAAGGCTCGTTGAGGAGAACCTCGACGTGGGGAGGATTCTAGCGGAGCTGGGACTTTAAAAATAATCTTCTGGGCTTTCAAGCTCCTTCGGCGGATGTCTCTTAGTCCACCAGAGCTTCAGGTGGATGTAGATGTAGAAGCCGAGGAAGACGAGCAGGCCCACCGCTATCAGAACCACCGCGAAGAGCAGAAAACCGAAGAGGGACAGGACTGCAAGGAGCAGGAAGAGGACAAATGCGACGGCCCCTTTAATCTCATTCCCTTTCATTTCCCCACCAGCCTCGCTATCCTCTCGGCGAGATTTAACTCTTCCGGTGTGTTCACGTTCAAAGCTAAGAGCGGGTTGCTCAGCTCGAAGAACTCCTCGCCTTCGGTTCCAACGGCGTTGAGGCCGACTATCGCGTAGCCCCCGTAAGTTACAGGCTTGAGATCCCTCGGAACCAGCCTCAAGGGAAGAACGCCCGTCAGGCTCGTTTTCCAGTCAAAGGCCCGTTCTATGGCCTGAAAATCTCCGGCCCTGACGAAGGGTAAATCCGCGGAAACGCCCACGAACGGCCCAAACTCGCGGAGGAGATATATTATATCCTCAACGTAGCCCTTTCCGGGCGTCTCCATGAATGGAACTCCCTCGCGGAGGCACAGCTCCCTTGTCCTTGGGGTGTTCCTTGAGAGGGCGACGATAATCTCGTCCACCTTTTCGGCCTCCCCGTAAACCCTCAGGAGCATCGGCACCCCGGCGACCCTCAGAACGGGCTTTTCCCTGCCCATTCTGCTCGACCGCCCGCCGGCCATGATGACTATCATGTTCCTACCTCCGAACAACCGTTAAGACAGTTAAGAGACGTCCTCTTAGAGCCCCTGCCAAACCAGCGCCATTCCTAGAAGCGCCCCAGCCCGGGTTATCTCCGCCACCGCCCCGATGCAGTCGCCGTTAAGCCCGCCGAAGTTCCGCAGGGAAACGTGAATGGTGTAAAGCCCTGCCAGCAGGCCTAGAAGGAATGAGATGGAGCGTGGCTCAAGGAAAACCACTGGGAGGAGCGAGATAACGTAGAGGGCAGTTCCAAGAATGAGTTGTCTCCCGCTCATTCCCTCCATGAAGAACCTTCCAAGACCCCGGCCGAGGGCCTTTTTTGTCGCCAGAGCGAGGAGCATGGCGAACTTGGAGTTCAGCTCCGCCAAAAAGAGCGCGTAGACCGGAACGAGTGGGAGCGAGTAAACCTGCAGGAGGAGAACCATCACGACAGCGAAAACTCCCGCTATGCCCGTGTTTAAATCTTTCATCGCCTTTACCTTCCTCTCCCTATCGCCCTTGACCATTATCCCGTCCGCCCAGT
Above is a window of Thermococcus celericrescens DNA encoding:
- a CDS encoding HD domain-containing protein, whose protein sequence is MNGKIIHDGIHGSMKLTGLILDLVKTPEFQRLRNIRQLGLAYLVYPGANHSRFEHSLGAWSIARRLAAEVGLSEDESMLLQVGALLHDIGHGPFSHTFESIYKHYVKEHDHMRLGQDIVLGKVNITESWNGGQIPEIIEDYGYDFEPADVANLILGKHEKRYLGQMLHGDVDVDQLDYLVRDAHYTGVAHGIIDLERLMKVLRIHDGELVVDEKGIEAVEGMMVARSLMYSRVYFHHTVKIAEGMLTRALEFALEEGHLWDFWKMTDCRVLVELEDLEGFPAEMVRRVKYRELYKAAVLANADELSTEEKRELLTAYRNVRRRQEIERALADAVGAREGEVILEFSIADLMLSEPRLKATEINVLLDDGSIQPLTRVTPLANALKRRQTPRWAVLIASPGEYVPKLRETWRKVLFS
- a CDS encoding DUF835 domain-containing protein, producing MDGTQTILMVEAFIVMLADLTAATVIFKKYLSIRRKSVLAFSLAWVFDFIFVLASAFQDVGWLEVVGLISLPLFAGLMFYGSVLFMGEESLGIRHGNLGKMGLMPVMFMFYMYATYYYTNNALWTATVAASFGISGVFVVGAGTLLWDVREIYHSAVKYLSIGIIFFGLHLIPAAILGAHTWYMPGGFTLSTVLIVEMAWAMLRLVHMDTFENISKSVPSEIDMSPGVMVVDQKSYIQLKSVLANSPVLAFIRNVSDIPETWTYYFVTTVPFERAAKTLYPTDLAKMVEISYRYMEKVSASGGRGVVVIDCPEYLAVYNSWESLMKFLSKLRDIVVINNGTLILVVEKTSFDPQRCSQLVRLME
- a CDS encoding molybdopterin molybdotransferase MoeA, giving the protein MREFKRLTPYKEALEMVLEDVSELEDVEEVPVSEALGRVLAEDVVSPIDSPPFDRSAVDGYALRAEDTFPAREYSPVELRVVDEIVAGEESGARVEPGTAVKLMTGSKMPEGANAVIMQEMVEREGEVIRVLRPVAPGQNVAFAGEDVKKGQAVLQKGQVLRPQDLALLKSIGFRSVKVKRKPRVGIIITGDELIEEFDEGALKAGKIMESNSIMLMGLVRQYFGEPVFYGVVPDDEGAIRSAIERARGECDLVLVTGGSAFGDKDFAHRFVKLLFHGTTIKPGRPVGYGERVFIMSGYPVAVFAQFHLYVKHALAKLVGARDYEVQVRARLTERVSSQLGRHEFVKVWYENGEARPIKKKGSGIISSLVESNGYIEIPEDSEGYLEGETVEVVLY
- a CDS encoding MogA/MoaB family molybdenum cofactor biosynthesis protein — protein: MGAEEHKRKAPKKFKFAVITVSDTASRGEKEDKSGKFLIEELEKAGHEKVYYAVVPDEKMEIIGAVVEAFRAGAEVLVTSGGTGIASRDVTIESIRPLLDKELTGFGEVFRLLSYEEIGTAAVMTRATAGIIRSSGRTMAVFCLPGSLGAARTGIRIILKEAGHVLKHGRE
- a CDS encoding adenosylcobinamide amidohydrolase; protein product: MRFDHFIKRFNEPLLALSNAPHRGGLTKANGFFFMMVSKNYAGNYRKDCADFEREHRLKNFVGFMTAAEVGEVLSVAMSGSVTAYVTAGITNPAVAGDVPPPWTPGTINIALVIENGLTVGAMANAIMTATEAKTYTLLRLGYNATGTTSDGIGVFAFEGETEWAGTATELGISIGKAVRKALEESIEKWERTRKK
- the cobT gene encoding nicotinate mononucleotide-dependent phosphoribosyltransferase CobT, producing the protein MKSLMLVVLGNTEISTVPGISVAGATPELTKLTPPADAEYLFYEMPRIIDVIPVTPEGHPTPAIITKAARELAGFPLMIVRAGTYLAPLVPHVHISGHVGRDFRKEPALPEFGEIVRLAKLFGEELNKTGFEELVIGESTPGGTTTAQAVLRALGYDARTSSASPNNPTDLKERIITEGFRRAGIEAGDLAERPLEALRQFGDPMIAAVVGISMGFRKNVVLAGGTQMLAVSAVLKGLGENMDRFMIATTKWVVQDRSATFLETAKEIGVITYAADLDFSKSEFRGLRDYERGYVKEGVGAGGATWLAVKAGFSPEDVSGKVEELYRRLMEMRG
- a CDS encoding NTP transferase domain-containing protein — encoded protein: MIVIMAGGRSSRMGREKPVLRVAGVPMLLRVYGEAEKVDEIIVALSRNTPRTRELCLREGVPFMETPGKGYVEDIIYLLREFGPFVGVSADLPFVRAGDFQAIERAFDWKTSLTGVLPLRLVPRDLKPVTYGGYAIVGLNAVGTEGEEFFELSNPLLALNVNTPEELNLAERIARLVGK
- the cobS gene encoding adenosylcobinamide-GDP ribazoletransferase, yielding MRNLLPFFTRLPVRGDFEKARGELWALPLVAFLSSALPTAVLYLNPPLGNVLAVLALYFTIGLLHLDGLADWADGIMVKGDRERKVKAMKDLNTGIAGVFAVVMVLLLQVYSLPLVPVYALFLAELNSKFAMLLALATKKALGRGLGRFFMEGMSGRQLILGTALYVISLLPVVFLEPRSISFLLGLLAGLYTIHVSLRNFGGLNGDCIGAVAEITRAGALLGMALVWQGL